From the uncultured Trichococcus sp. genome, one window contains:
- a CDS encoding V-type ATP synthase subunit K, producing the protein MENMTWLQYFIENNGGMMFAALGVAIAVGLAGTGSAKGVGMTGEAAAALTKEQPEKFGKSLILQLLPGTQGLYGFVIGFLIYLQMSPEMSVSQGLYYLMAGLPIAITGLTSGIAQGRVSTAAMQILAKREDQNTKGIIYSAMVETYAILGFVTSFLLVLNA; encoded by the coding sequence ATGGAAAATATGACATGGTTACAATATTTCATCGAAAATAACGGTGGCATGATGTTTGCCGCTCTAGGTGTCGCAATCGCAGTAGGTTTAGCAGGAACGGGTTCCGCAAAAGGGGTAGGTATGACAGGTGAAGCTGCGGCAGCCTTGACGAAAGAGCAGCCAGAAAAATTCGGTAAATCATTGATTCTGCAACTTTTGCCGGGTACTCAAGGTTTGTACGGATTCGTTATCGGCTTCTTGATCTATCTGCAAATGTCTCCTGAGATGAGTGTTTCACAAGGGTTGTATTACTTGATGGCCGGCTTGCCGATCGCAATCACCGGATTGACTTCAGGTATCGCACAAGGGCGTGTTTCGACTGCAGCTATGCAAATTTTGGCAAAAAGAGAAGATCAGAACACAAAAGGGATCATTTACTCCGCCATGGTTGAAACGTATGCCATCCTTGGTTTCGTAACATCATTCTTGTTGGTATTGAACGCTTAA
- a CDS encoding V-type ATPase subunit — protein MQEIDYKGVNTVLRTYELQLLTEADYDRMLKAHSLKDALDVLKGTGYEFDEKEVLTNKNFEGFLMGHLAEIYHEFFTATPAEEIVELFALRYTYHNLKVLLKQRFSGEELEHLLIPIGKYSLASLKKLVETGEGSEEHPVLVEGVQHALHDFEEEQRIEAATIYMDTYYFKHLRSISDEIQHPSITKMVDGMIDLYNLSTMVRSLKQNKPRAFLHTVLSSSGSVAKRDLIEESINGASAVMRKHYFSKPYGEKLLNLVSDKTDEVDTQKLDSLVDEYTYELVAEGLYQPFGPVPLLGYLFAKEKEVTNIRLILIGKDNQIDEAILRERMRPVYGS, from the coding sequence ATGCAAGAGATTGACTACAAAGGCGTCAATACGGTACTTCGCACCTATGAATTGCAGCTGTTGACGGAAGCGGATTACGATCGGATGCTAAAAGCCCATTCTTTAAAAGATGCTTTGGATGTTCTGAAAGGCACCGGTTATGAGTTTGATGAAAAAGAAGTTTTGACCAATAAAAACTTCGAAGGGTTCCTTATGGGGCATTTGGCGGAAATTTATCATGAATTCTTCACGGCCACACCGGCTGAGGAAATCGTTGAACTTTTCGCATTGCGCTATACTTACCACAATCTGAAGGTGTTGCTGAAACAGCGCTTTTCAGGTGAAGAGCTCGAACATTTATTGATCCCTATCGGAAAATATTCTTTGGCCAGTTTGAAGAAATTGGTCGAAACCGGTGAAGGCAGCGAGGAACATCCGGTTTTGGTGGAGGGTGTCCAACACGCTCTGCATGACTTTGAAGAGGAACAGCGGATTGAAGCCGCTACGATCTATATGGATACTTATTATTTCAAGCATCTGCGTTCCATCAGCGATGAGATTCAACACCCAAGCATCACCAAAATGGTGGACGGCATGATCGACCTCTACAATCTGTCGACCATGGTAAGAAGTCTGAAGCAGAACAAACCGCGTGCTTTCCTGCATACGGTCTTATCCAGTTCCGGTTCTGTGGCAAAGCGCGACCTGATCGAAGAATCGATCAATGGAGCCAGTGCAGTGATGCGGAAGCATTACTTCAGCAAACCTTACGGTGAGAAGCTGCTCAATCTGGTTTCAGATAAAACGGATGAGGTGGACACACAGAAGCTGGACAGTCTTGTGGACGAGTATACTTATGAATTGGTTGCGGAAGGATTGTACCAGCCTTTTGGCCCGGTCCCTTTGTTGGGGTATCTTTTTGCCAAGGAAAAAGAAGTCACGAATATCCGGCTGATACTGATTGGAAAAGATAACCAGATAGATGAAGCGATTTTGAGAGAAAGGATGCGACCTGTATATGGCTCATAA
- a CDS encoding V-type ATP synthase subunit F has protein sequence MAHNIAVVGDKDSILPFKILGFDVFACHNAQTARETVDRLAAENYGIIYLTEEMAKEIPDTVSRYDNRVQPAIILIPNHKGSLNIGKNRIQENVEKAVGQNIL, from the coding sequence ATGGCTCATAATATTGCAGTAGTGGGAGATAAAGATTCCATCCTTCCTTTCAAAATTTTAGGGTTTGATGTATTTGCATGCCATAATGCGCAGACCGCCCGTGAAACAGTCGATCGTTTGGCAGCCGAAAATTACGGAATCATCTATTTGACCGAAGAAATGGCAAAAGAAATACCTGATACAGTCAGTAGGTATGACAACAGAGTCCAACCCGCCATCATCCTGATCCCTAACCATAAGGGGTCGCTGAACATCGGCAAGAACCGTATTCAGGAAAATGTAGAAAAAGCAGTTGGACAGAATATTTTATAA
- a CDS encoding V-type ATP synthase subunit A: MKNGKIIKVSGPLVMAEGMEAANIQDICRVGDLGLIGEIIEMRNDVASIQVYEETSGIGPGEPVLTTGEALSVELGPGILSQMFDGIQRPLDTFREVTASNFLVRGTDISSLKRENVWEFKATKKIGDHVVAGDIVGTVQETKVIEHRIMVPYGISGKLTAIQDGNYTLDDTAYVIETENGLKELTLMQRWPVRRGRPFKQKMNPHTPMVTGQRVIDTFFPITKGGAAAVPGPFGAGKTVVQHQIAKYSDVDIVIYVGCGERGNEMTDVLNEFPELVDPNTGESLMERTILIANTSNMPVAAREASIYTGITIAEYFRDMGYSVAIMADSTSRWAEALREMSGRLEEMPGDEGYPAYLGSRVAEYYERAGRVLALGSEDREGSITAIGAVSPPGGDISEPVTQNTLRVVKVFWALDATLAQKRHFPSMNWLTSYSLYNTEVGEYLNNALQTKWSEMVQHAMNLLQEESELEEIVRLVGIESLSEKDRMTMAIAESLREDYLQQNAFDDVDTYTSREKQLAMLELILSFEAEAREAMRLGAYFNEIIEGTTDLRDRIARSKYIREEELAEMENIKADMKKRLHEIVAEGGMTRHA, translated from the coding sequence TTGAAAAATGGAAAGATAATAAAAGTTTCCGGACCTTTAGTTATGGCGGAAGGAATGGAAGCAGCGAACATCCAGGATATTTGCCGGGTCGGCGATCTTGGACTGATCGGTGAAATCATCGAGATGCGAAATGATGTCGCATCCATTCAAGTTTATGAAGAAACTTCCGGAATTGGTCCTGGAGAACCTGTACTCACAACGGGAGAGGCCTTGTCTGTCGAATTAGGGCCAGGAATCCTGTCGCAAATGTTCGATGGGATCCAGCGTCCCTTGGACACGTTCCGTGAGGTAACAGCAAGCAATTTTCTAGTGCGCGGAACCGATATCAGCTCACTGAAGAGAGAAAACGTATGGGAATTCAAAGCCACAAAGAAAATCGGCGATCATGTCGTAGCCGGTGATATTGTCGGTACTGTGCAAGAAACCAAGGTTATCGAGCACCGGATCATGGTTCCTTACGGCATCTCAGGCAAGTTGACTGCCATCCAGGACGGCAACTATACCTTGGACGATACGGCCTATGTCATCGAAACGGAAAATGGCTTGAAAGAGTTGACTCTGATGCAAAGATGGCCGGTCCGCCGTGGCCGTCCGTTCAAGCAAAAAATGAACCCGCACACGCCGATGGTTACCGGTCAGCGCGTCATCGACACTTTCTTCCCGATTACAAAAGGGGGAGCAGCTGCTGTCCCGGGTCCGTTTGGAGCAGGAAAGACTGTCGTGCAGCATCAGATTGCGAAATACAGTGATGTGGATATCGTAATCTATGTAGGTTGCGGCGAACGCGGAAACGAAATGACGGATGTTCTGAATGAATTTCCGGAATTGGTCGATCCGAACACCGGCGAATCCTTGATGGAGCGGACAATCCTTATCGCGAACACTTCCAATATGCCGGTTGCGGCGCGTGAAGCATCCATTTACACCGGGATAACGATTGCGGAATATTTCCGTGATATGGGTTACAGTGTTGCGATCATGGCGGATTCGACATCCCGTTGGGCAGAAGCTTTGCGTGAGATGTCAGGACGTCTTGAAGAAATGCCTGGTGACGAAGGTTATCCAGCCTATCTAGGGAGCCGTGTGGCGGAGTATTATGAGCGTGCGGGCCGAGTGTTGGCTTTAGGCTCAGAAGACCGTGAAGGAAGCATCACGGCCATTGGAGCCGTATCCCCTCCTGGGGGTGACATCTCTGAACCAGTAACGCAAAACACATTGCGTGTCGTTAAAGTTTTCTGGGCGTTGGATGCCACTTTGGCACAAAAAAGACATTTCCCATCCATGAACTGGTTGACTTCCTATTCTCTTTACAATACCGAAGTAGGGGAATATCTGAACAATGCCTTACAGACAAAATGGTCTGAGATGGTCCAGCATGCGATGAACCTCCTGCAGGAAGAATCGGAACTGGAAGAGATCGTCCGCTTGGTCGGTATCGAGTCCTTGTCCGAGAAAGATCGCATGACCATGGCCATTGCGGAATCGTTGCGTGAGGATTACCTGCAACAAAACGCTTTCGATGACGTGGATACTTATACATCCCGCGAAAAGCAATTAGCGATGCTTGAACTGATTTTGAGTTTCGAAGCCGAAGCACGTGAAGCAATGCGTTTGGGCGCGTACTTCAACGAAATTATTGAAGGGACTACTGATCTGCGTGACCGGATCGCAAGAAGCAAATATATCAGGGAAGAAGAGCTTGCTGAGATGGAAAACATCAAAGCAGACATGAAGAAAAGATTACACGAGATTGTTGCGGAAGGAGGGATGACGCGCCATGCTTAA
- a CDS encoding V-type ATP synthase subunit B, which yields MLKEYKTVTEVVGPLMAVEQVEGVKFDELVEIQMHTGEIRHGQVLEVSKDKAMVQIFEGPSGINIKDTKVRFRGKPLSIAVSEDMVGRVFDGMGNPIDGGPEIIPEASLDINGQAINPVARDYPDEFIQTGISAIDHLNTLVRGQKLPVFSGSGLPHKELAAQIARQATVLNSDEKFAVVFAAMGITFEEKEYFMEDFRKTGAIDRSVMFINLANDPAIERIATPKMALTVAEYLAYEKDMHVLVIMTDMTNYCEALREISAARREVPGRRGYPGYLYTNLSTLYERAGRLIGKKGSVTQIPILSMPEDDITHPIPDLTGYITEGQIILSRELNNSGIKPPINVLPSLSRLKDKGTGEGKTRKDHAPTMNQLFAAYAKGKQAKELAVILGESALSKTDKLYVQFTKRFEEEYISQGFYTNRSIEETLALGWELLSILPVTELKRIKSDMIDEFMPKGE from the coding sequence ATGCTTAAGGAATATAAAACAGTTACTGAAGTTGTAGGTCCGTTGATGGCAGTAGAGCAAGTCGAGGGCGTCAAGTTTGATGAGTTGGTTGAAATCCAGATGCATACGGGCGAAATCCGTCATGGTCAAGTATTGGAAGTCAGCAAGGACAAAGCGATGGTGCAGATTTTTGAAGGCCCGAGCGGAATCAACATCAAGGACACCAAAGTCCGCTTCCGTGGGAAACCTCTTTCCATTGCGGTTTCTGAAGACATGGTCGGACGAGTATTCGATGGAATGGGTAATCCGATAGACGGAGGACCGGAAATCATCCCGGAAGCAAGTTTGGATATTAACGGTCAGGCAATCAATCCGGTTGCCCGGGACTATCCGGATGAGTTCATCCAGACCGGCATTTCTGCCATCGACCATCTGAACACGCTCGTAAGAGGACAGAAACTTCCTGTATTCTCCGGGTCAGGTTTGCCCCATAAGGAATTGGCTGCACAGATCGCCCGTCAAGCGACTGTATTGAACAGCGATGAAAAATTTGCGGTTGTGTTTGCGGCCATGGGAATCACTTTTGAAGAAAAGGAATACTTCATGGAGGATTTCCGCAAAACCGGCGCCATCGACCGTTCTGTCATGTTCATCAACTTGGCGAACGATCCGGCCATCGAACGTATCGCCACTCCTAAAATGGCTTTGACGGTCGCTGAATACTTGGCTTACGAGAAGGATATGCACGTCCTGGTCATCATGACGGACATGACCAACTACTGCGAAGCTTTGCGTGAAATTTCGGCAGCACGCCGTGAAGTTCCCGGTCGACGTGGTTATCCTGGTTACTTGTACACGAACCTTTCCACCTTGTACGAGCGCGCGGGTCGTCTTATCGGCAAAAAAGGTTCGGTTACACAGATCCCGATCCTTTCCATGCCAGAGGATGATATTACCCATCCGATCCCGGATTTGACCGGTTATATCACAGAGGGCCAAATCATTCTTTCCCGAGAATTGAACAATTCCGGCATCAAACCGCCGATCAATGTGTTGCCGTCGCTTTCCCGTCTGAAAGATAAGGGTACCGGCGAAGGCAAGACAAGAAAAGACCATGCACCAACGATGAACCAGTTGTTTGCGGCGTACGCAAAAGGAAAGCAGGCTAAAGAATTGGCTGTCATCCTAGGGGAATCAGCATTGTCCAAGACCGATAAACTGTATGTACAGTTCACGAAGCGTTTTGAAGAAGAATACATCAGTCAAGGTTTCTATACGAACCGTTCAATCGAAGAGACATTGGCTTTGGGTTGGGAACTGTTGTCCATCCTGCCGGTGACTGAACTTAAGAGAATCAAGAGCGATATGATCGATGAGTTTATGCCGAAGGGAGAGTGA
- a CDS encoding V-type ATP synthase subunit D has protein sequence MARLNVKPTRMELSNLKSRLVLSTRGHKLLKDKQDELMRQFINLIRENNLLRDEVEKELTASMRSFVVAKSLLNEAFIEELFAVPGTAVELDIQENNIMSVVVPQMNFSIIDEDDKSSDLQYGYVNSNAELDDAIQKIEKILPKLLKLTEIEKTCQLLADEIEKTRRRVNALEYNMIPQLQETIRYIQMKLEENERSNIVRMMKVKDMGVS, from the coding sequence ATGGCTAGATTGAATGTAAAGCCTACCCGGATGGAACTGTCCAATTTGAAATCGCGTCTGGTGCTTTCCACACGCGGCCATAAATTGCTGAAGGACAAACAAGATGAATTGATGCGTCAATTCATCAATCTGATCCGCGAAAACAACCTCCTGAGGGATGAAGTCGAAAAAGAATTGACTGCTTCGATGCGTTCTTTCGTGGTAGCGAAGTCGCTTCTGAATGAAGCCTTCATCGAAGAACTGTTTGCGGTACCCGGAACGGCGGTAGAGTTGGATATCCAAGAGAATAACATCATGAGTGTTGTTGTCCCTCAGATGAATTTTTCGATTATCGATGAGGATGATAAATCTTCGGATTTGCAATACGGATATGTGAACTCGAATGCGGAATTGGATGATGCGATCCAAAAGATCGAAAAAATCCTTCCGAAACTGCTCAAGCTGACGGAAATAGAAAAAACATGCCAACTTCTGGCCGATGAAATCGAAAAGACAAGAAGGCGTGTAAATGCATTGGAATACAATATGATTCCGCAGTTGCAGGAGACGATCCGTTACATCCAGATGAAACTTGAAGAGAATGAACGTTCAAACATCGTCCGTATGATGAAAGTCAAAGACATGGGTGTTTCATGA
- the gmk gene encoding guanylate kinase, translated as MTEKGLLIVLSGPSGVGKGTVRQAIFSRGEREFIYSISATTRKAREGEVDGKDYFFKEREEFERMIADNELLEYTEYVGNYYGTPIDYVRRTLDTGKDIFLEIEVQGAMQVKERMPEGIFIFLTPPDMTELESRIVNRGTDESPIIKQRMEKAIEELSLMRYYDYAVENDTVENAVQKVLGIIQSEHLKVSRILDTICADERE; from the coding sequence ATGACAGAAAAAGGATTGTTGATTGTCTTATCCGGACCTTCGGGAGTAGGCAAAGGGACTGTGAGACAAGCAATTTTTTCTCGTGGTGAACGGGAGTTCATATATTCAATTTCCGCTACGACCCGCAAAGCGCGCGAAGGGGAAGTGGATGGCAAAGATTATTTCTTCAAGGAAAGAGAAGAATTCGAGAGAATGATCGCCGATAATGAACTGTTGGAGTATACCGAGTATGTGGGGAATTACTATGGGACGCCAATCGACTATGTAAGAAGAACGTTGGACACGGGAAAAGACATTTTTCTGGAGATCGAAGTTCAAGGTGCCATGCAAGTGAAGGAACGGATGCCGGAAGGTATATTCATCTTCTTGACGCCTCCTGACATGACGGAACTGGAATCGCGGATCGTAAATCGCGGTACGGACGAGTCCCCGATCATCAAACAAAGAATGGAAAAGGCTATTGAAGAGCTCAGTTTGATGCGTTATTATGATTATGCGGTAGAAAACGACACAGTAGAGAATGCGGTACAGAAAGTGCTCGGCATCATCCAAAGCGAACACTTGAAAGTTTCCCGGATTCTGGATACCATCTGTGCGGATGAAAGGGAGTAA
- the rpoZ gene encoding DNA-directed RNA polymerase subunit omega, whose protein sequence is MMLYPSIDKLLEQVDSKYSMVILSSKRAHQLHDRSEPLLDNYQSYKNVGRALEEVVAGELEINPNSIIPER, encoded by the coding sequence ATGATGTTATATCCTTCGATCGATAAATTGTTGGAGCAAGTGGATTCAAAATATTCAATGGTCATTCTTTCAAGCAAAAGAGCGCACCAGTTGCACGATCGCTCCGAGCCTTTATTGGATAATTACCAGTCCTACAAGAATGTAGGACGTGCGCTGGAAGAAGTAGTTGCCGGCGAATTGGAAATCAACCCGAATTCCATCATCCCTGAAAGATAA
- the priA gene encoding primosomal protein N': MQIAKVIVDIPAMQTNRPFDYAIPPAMEQKLGKGMRVEVPFNKRVIQGFITEISDHTDFEGELKEIIQPLDIEPALTEELLLLGEEMAETVYAYRIHCYQTMLPPLMKAKYEKEIAVVDELDEETFYGLFQGKSKMSWENAINRGILPELIELKRAGKIEVNYILKNQAKAKTVQVYYSDLEMGSLEEEYRNLKKSAKQQQALLAAIMSMNGTPLTSKEYKDQFDIGSSTIRTGVEKGWLKAADREILRDPFKDRQFQKTEALPLSDEQTAAFQTMGASIREERHEVFLLQGVTGSGKTEVYLQLIAEVIKQGKTALMLVPEIALTPQMVNHFKSRFGNRVAVMHSALSAGEKYDEWRKIHRGDADVVVGARSSIFAPVENLGIIIMDEEHESTYKQDENPKYHARNIAIWRGQHHHCPVVLGSATPSLESRARAQKKVYTLVELKGRFNQRALPQVEIIDMRDEFKANNRSSFSMALQEKIGDRLQKKQQIVLMLNKRGYSSFIMCRDCGFVLECPNCDISLTLHMDSKTMKCHYCGHEEEIPNTCPKCRGHNFRYYGTGTQKIEEELQALFPDARILRMDVDTTRKKGGHEAILSAFGRGEADILLGTQMIAKGLDFPNITLVGVINADTSLGLPDFRSSERTFQLLTQVSGRAGRAELSGEVVVQSYNPDHYAILFAQQHNYEGFYRTEMSLRHKAGYPPYFYTALITVSNPDEKKAQKKIYEIHEILQKKLEPDTIMLGPSKGSIARVNNRYYFQILVKYKQETKLHPALKQILDESQKENARGLYISIDSEPVNFF; the protein is encoded by the coding sequence TTGCAAATTGCAAAAGTGATTGTCGACATACCTGCAATGCAGACCAATCGTCCCTTTGATTATGCGATCCCTCCAGCTATGGAACAAAAGTTAGGAAAAGGGATGCGGGTTGAAGTGCCTTTCAACAAGCGCGTCATCCAAGGGTTCATAACGGAAATTTCTGATCATACCGATTTTGAAGGGGAATTGAAAGAAATCATCCAACCGTTGGACATCGAACCGGCATTGACCGAAGAGCTGCTTTTGTTGGGCGAGGAAATGGCGGAAACCGTTTATGCCTATCGGATCCATTGCTACCAGACGATGTTGCCGCCTTTGATGAAGGCGAAGTATGAAAAAGAGATAGCGGTTGTCGATGAACTGGATGAGGAGACCTTCTACGGACTTTTTCAAGGGAAGAGCAAAATGAGTTGGGAAAATGCCATCAATCGGGGCATCTTGCCAGAACTGATCGAATTGAAGCGAGCCGGTAAAATTGAAGTCAATTACATTCTGAAAAACCAAGCAAAGGCCAAGACGGTGCAAGTCTACTATTCCGATCTGGAAATGGGCAGCTTGGAAGAAGAGTACCGCAACCTGAAAAAATCAGCCAAGCAACAACAGGCTTTGCTGGCGGCAATCATGTCCATGAACGGAACCCCGTTGACGTCCAAGGAGTACAAGGACCAATTCGATATCGGTTCAAGCACGATCCGGACCGGAGTGGAGAAGGGGTGGCTCAAAGCTGCGGACCGTGAAATACTCCGGGATCCCTTTAAGGATAGGCAGTTCCAAAAAACCGAAGCACTGCCTCTTTCGGACGAACAAACGGCAGCTTTTCAGACGATGGGCGCCAGCATCAGGGAAGAACGGCACGAGGTTTTTCTGCTGCAAGGCGTTACGGGAAGCGGCAAGACTGAAGTCTATCTTCAGTTGATTGCGGAAGTGATCAAACAAGGCAAGACAGCCTTGATGCTCGTACCCGAAATCGCGTTGACGCCGCAGATGGTCAACCACTTCAAGAGCCGCTTCGGAAACCGCGTGGCAGTGATGCACAGTGCCTTGTCAGCGGGGGAGAAATACGACGAGTGGCGCAAAATCCACCGCGGCGACGCCGATGTCGTGGTTGGGGCACGTTCTTCCATTTTTGCCCCGGTTGAGAATCTCGGCATCATCATTATGGACGAAGAACACGAGAGCACCTACAAACAGGACGAAAATCCGAAATATCATGCCCGCAATATAGCGATTTGGCGCGGCCAGCATCACCATTGCCCGGTTGTCCTCGGCAGCGCGACGCCTTCGCTGGAGTCGCGGGCCAGGGCCCAAAAAAAGGTCTACACATTGGTCGAATTGAAAGGGCGCTTCAATCAGCGCGCGCTGCCGCAAGTCGAAATTATCGATATGCGCGACGAATTCAAAGCGAACAACCGCAGCAGCTTTTCCATGGCATTGCAGGAAAAGATTGGTGATCGTCTGCAGAAAAAACAGCAGATTGTGCTGATGCTGAACAAAAGAGGCTATTCCTCTTTCATCATGTGCCGGGATTGCGGCTTTGTCCTCGAGTGCCCGAATTGTGACATCAGTCTGACTTTGCATATGGACAGCAAAACGATGAAATGCCATTACTGCGGCCATGAGGAAGAGATCCCCAACACCTGTCCGAAATGCAGGGGCCACAATTTCCGTTATTACGGAACGGGAACCCAAAAAATCGAGGAAGAACTGCAGGCGCTCTTCCCTGATGCGCGCATTTTGCGTATGGATGTGGACACCACCCGCAAGAAAGGCGGCCATGAGGCTATCCTGTCGGCATTCGGCAGAGGAGAGGCCGACATCTTGCTGGGCACGCAGATGATCGCGAAAGGATTGGACTTTCCGAACATCACGTTGGTCGGCGTCATCAATGCGGATACTTCATTGGGGCTGCCGGATTTCCGGTCTTCGGAAAGGACGTTCCAGCTGCTGACCCAAGTCAGCGGACGCGCGGGTCGCGCCGAGTTGTCCGGTGAGGTGGTCGTGCAATCCTACAATCCGGATCATTACGCCATCCTTTTTGCCCAACAGCACAATTACGAAGGCTTTTATCGTACCGAGATGTCGCTCCGGCATAAAGCGGGTTATCCACCGTATTTTTATACGGCGCTCATAACCGTAAGCAACCCTGATGAAAAGAAAGCGCAGAAGAAAATTTATGAAATCCATGAGATCCTTCAAAAAAAACTCGAGCCTGACACGATCATGCTCGGGCCATCGAAAGGGTCCATCGCGAGAGTGAACAACCGCTATTATTTTCAGATATTAGTGAAATACAAACAGGAAACCAAACTACATCCGGCATTGAAACAGATTTTGGATGAGTCACAAAAAGAAAATGCGCGCGGGCTCTATATTTCGATCGATTCAGAGCCGGTCAATTTCTTCTAG
- the fmt gene encoding methionyl-tRNA formyltransferase, whose translation MKKIIFMGTPEFSVPILEALLEHGYDVIAVVTQPDRPVGRKKILTPSPVKEAALKHGLPVYQPEKISGSPEMDELIALKPDLIVTAAYGQFLPVKLLNAPRFRSINVHASLLPKYRGGAPVHYAIINGEKETGVSIMYMEKKMDAGAVLAQRAIPITEADDVGTMFLKLSELGKNLLIDTLPDFFQGKLVPQEQDESAATFSPNIKREEERIDWFKTAAQVACQVRGMRPWPVAHTLLDGQRIKVWAGQAVEPTTNDEPGTVFATDKEALYVACGEGTVFKMTELQPAGKKRMSAADYLRGSACEIHEGTRFEADGQ comes from the coding sequence ATGAAAAAAATCATTTTTATGGGCACCCCGGAATTTTCAGTGCCCATTTTAGAGGCTTTATTGGAGCATGGTTATGATGTGATTGCAGTTGTCACGCAACCGGACCGCCCGGTAGGCAGAAAGAAAATATTGACGCCTTCTCCGGTGAAGGAAGCCGCACTGAAGCATGGTCTGCCGGTCTATCAGCCGGAAAAAATATCCGGTTCACCAGAAATGGATGAACTGATTGCCTTGAAGCCGGACCTGATCGTTACAGCGGCTTATGGGCAATTTCTGCCGGTCAAGCTGCTGAATGCTCCGCGTTTCCGCTCCATCAATGTGCATGCTTCTTTGTTGCCGAAGTATCGCGGTGGCGCACCAGTGCATTACGCCATCATCAACGGGGAAAAAGAAACAGGGGTCTCGATCATGTACATGGAGAAAAAAATGGATGCCGGGGCTGTTTTGGCGCAGAGAGCCATACCCATCACCGAGGCAGATGATGTCGGGACGATGTTCCTGAAGTTGAGCGAACTGGGCAAAAATCTGTTGATCGATACATTGCCTGATTTTTTCCAAGGCAAACTCGTGCCGCAAGAACAGGATGAATCCGCAGCTACCTTTTCGCCGAACATCAAGCGCGAGGAGGAACGCATCGATTGGTTCAAAACGGCCGCACAAGTGGCCTGCCAAGTCCGCGGAATGCGTCCGTGGCCAGTGGCGCATACGCTTTTGGACGGACAACGGATCAAAGTATGGGCTGGACAGGCTGTCGAACCCACTACGAACGATGAACCCGGAACAGTGTTTGCAACAGACAAGGAAGCTCTGTATGTAGCCTGCGGGGAAGGCACCGTCTTCAAAATGACGGAACTGCAACCTGCCGGAAAAAAACGCATGTCAGCGGCGGACTACTTGCGGGGCAGCGCCTGCGAAATCCATGAAGGTACAAGGTTTGAAGCGGATGGACAATAA